The DNA sequence CGCCCGGCCTCCGTCCTCACCGCTCCCGCGGGACTACCGCGTCACGGCGTCCAGCGCGTCGGCCATGCCCCAGCCGTAGAAGCCGTTGCGGTTCTTCGGGCCCTCGCACACCGCGTCGACCTTGCCGTCGCCGTCGATGTCGTACGGGTCCGTGCACGCGGTGGCGTCCGCCTCCGCGTACAGCAGCGCCTTCACCAGCGCGGGCGAGGCGTGCGGGTGCGTCGACTTGATGAGCGCGGCGACACCCGCGACGTGCGGGGACGCCATCGACGTGCCCGCCATGTAGCCCCACTTGCCGCCGGGCAGCGTGCCCAGGATCAGACCGCTGGTCGCGGGCGGCGCCGGCGTCTGGTAGGCCGTCGAGTCGCCGCCGGGCGCGGCGATGTCGATGACCCCGCGGCCGTAGTTGGAGAACGACGACTTCAGGCCCTTGGCACCGGTCGCCGCGACCGTCACGACACCCGGCAGCTGGGTCGGGATGTCGTGGCACTCGTCCGGGTCGATCACCCGGTCCGAGGGCGTGGAGTCGTTGGGCGAGACCGGGTCGGTGATCTCGTCGGCCGCGAAGTCGTAGTTCTCGTTGCCGGCCGCGGCCACGTTGACCGCGCCCTTGCGCTCCGCGTACTTCGACGCCCGGGTGACGGCCTCGACGAGCGCCTTCTGGTCCGGGTCGTTCTCGCAGTTGAAGTACCAGGGGTCGGTGTAGTAGCTGTTGTTGGTGACGTCGACCCCGTGCTCGGCCGCCCACATGAAGCCGCACACCACGGCCTCGGTGTAGAAGAAGCCGTCCGGGTTGGACACCTTGATGCCCGAGACCTTCACGCCGGGCGCGACACCGGTCATGCCGACACCGTTCTTGGCGGCGGCGATCTCACCCGCGACATGCGTGCCGTGCGGGCTCTCGGACGCGCCCGGCCGCCAGGCGCCGTCACTGGTGTCCGGCTTGCCCGACACGCAGTTGACCGACGCGGCCCGGTCGAAGTTGGGCGCGATGTCCGGGTGGGTGTCGTCGACACCGGTGTCGATGACGGCGACGGTCACCTTCGAGCTGCCCAGCGACTTCTCGTGCGCCTTGTCCGCCTTGATGGCGGGCAGGTCCCACTGCAGGCCCTGGAGCGGGTCCTGACCCTCCGCCGCCTCCGCCTCGGCGACCTCGCCCGCGCTCAGCACCTTCGGGGTGCCCATGTCGGTGGTGGCCGCGGACGGCAGCGGCGCGGTGCGGGTGGCACCGGCCGACTCCACCCCGCGCACCGCACGGACGGTCTTCGCGAAGTCCGGGTTCGACGAGTGGACGACGACGACGCCGATCCTGTCGTACGTCGTGACGATCGTGCCGCCGGCCTCGCCGATCGCCTTCTTCACGTGCGCGGGCGCGCCGTGCCCGCCCCGGACGTTGACCACGTAGCTCAGCGAGGTCGCGTCGGCGGTGGCCGCGGCCGGCTGCGCGGCCGGCGCGGCGGTGGCCGCGGTGTTCGGCAGGAACGCGAGCGCCGTCGCCATGGCCATCCCGGCCGGGATGACGAGCGCGCGGCGGTGGCGCGGGTGAGACGCTGTCATGGGGTCTCCAG is a window from the Streptomyces capillispiralis genome containing:
- a CDS encoding S8 family peptidase; translated protein: MTASHPRHRRALVIPAGMAMATALAFLPNTAATAAPAAQPAAATADATSLSYVVNVRGGHGAPAHVKKAIGEAGGTIVTTYDRIGVVVVHSSNPDFAKTVRAVRGVESAGATRTAPLPSAATTDMGTPKVLSAGEVAEAEAAEGQDPLQGLQWDLPAIKADKAHEKSLGSSKVTVAVIDTGVDDTHPDIAPNFDRAASVNCVSGKPDTSDGAWRPGASESPHGTHVAGEIAAAKNGVGMTGVAPGVKVSGIKVSNPDGFFYTEAVVCGFMWAAEHGVDVTNNSYYTDPWYFNCENDPDQKALVEAVTRASKYAERKGAVNVAAAGNENYDFAADEITDPVSPNDSTPSDRVIDPDECHDIPTQLPGVVTVAATGAKGLKSSFSNYGRGVIDIAAPGGDSTAYQTPAPPATSGLILGTLPGGKWGYMAGTSMASPHVAGVAALIKSTHPHASPALVKALLYAEADATACTDPYDIDGDGKVDAVCEGPKNRNGFYGWGMADALDAVTR